The Pelagibacterium halotolerans B2 genome has a segment encoding these proteins:
- a CDS encoding helix-turn-helix domain-containing protein, whose protein sequence is MFTKVPFQQDETHGIVTRAGNRHRVSSDGQHWHALYASAQTEVPFEGHFSAVKDQLLVLHRTGPVTLDRYDTGRPKAHLVPRGGIHMYPGGIPFSVRLHGVLDTMHVYLRRSVIEEIAADLVAGDPALVEIPINITDRDRTLENLMEAVLFALEDKDSATTIYIDHLARALAAHLVRHYSGATLRAVGTGATRSDVMCAVEYMRANIDQPIGLADLAETVGKSPSYLSRRFREQFGKAPHAYLIEMRLDLARELLERTTDRIAVIALDCGFSHQEHLTRLFRRKFNTTPAAWRRSKYR, encoded by the coding sequence ATGTTTACCAAAGTGCCTTTTCAGCAGGACGAAACGCACGGCATCGTCACGCGTGCCGGCAACCGCCACCGCGTATCGAGCGATGGGCAGCATTGGCATGCGCTCTATGCCTCGGCGCAGACCGAGGTTCCGTTCGAAGGGCATTTCTCGGCGGTCAAGGACCAGCTTCTTGTGCTCCATCGCACCGGTCCGGTCACGCTCGACCGTTACGACACGGGGCGCCCCAAGGCCCATCTCGTGCCGCGGGGCGGCATCCACATGTATCCGGGCGGGATTCCGTTCTCGGTCCGCCTGCATGGCGTTCTCGACACCATGCATGTGTATCTGCGCCGGTCGGTCATCGAGGAAATTGCGGCCGATCTTGTCGCCGGAGATCCCGCGCTCGTGGAGATCCCCATCAACATTACCGACCGGGACCGCACGCTCGAAAACCTCATGGAGGCGGTGCTTTTTGCGCTGGAGGACAAGGATAGCGCCACGACGATTTATATCGACCATCTGGCCCGCGCCCTTGCGGCCCATCTTGTGCGCCACTATTCGGGCGCCACGCTCAGGGCCGTCGGGACCGGGGCGACCAGATCCGATGTCATGTGCGCGGTCGAGTATATGCGGGCCAATATCGATCAGCCGATCGGCCTTGCCGATCTGGCTGAAACGGTAGGCAAAAGCCCCAGCTATCTCAGCCGGCGGTTCCGGGAGCAGTTCGGCAAGGCCCCGCATGCCTATCTCATTGAAATGCGCCTCGATCTGGCGCGCGAGCTGCTCGAGCGGACGACGGACCGGATCGCCGTCATTGCCCTCGATTGCGGATTTTCGCACCAGGAACACCTGACGCGGCTCTTCAGGCGAAAATTCAACACCACGCCCGCGGCGTGGCGGCGGTCGAAATATCGTTAG
- a CDS encoding helix-turn-helix domain-containing protein → MRIRTFGADETHGMVFRPGVEGQMTSNALGWTTMFASAQRELPYEGAFPAVRDQLLVWHRDGPAVIEGEGGDKRFCRAVPAGGIHLIPGGADFKINLRNALSTTHVYLRRNVIEEVAAEITRGDPALIEISPHLFDSETMLANLLHPLDCALRQGNAATAFAIDYLSLSIAAHLIRLYSNTTVVRMPRERSARTSTADRAIEFMRANIQESIGLAEIAEAVGLSPSQLARVFKSSCGSPPHRFLINMRIGHAQCLLRSSDLPIAEIALECGFSHQEHLTHQFRRACGTTPAAYRRDYRS, encoded by the coding sequence ATGCGTATCCGAACTTTCGGCGCTGACGAAACCCATGGCATGGTCTTTCGGCCCGGCGTCGAGGGACAGATGACCAGCAACGCGCTCGGCTGGACCACGATGTTCGCATCCGCCCAGCGCGAATTGCCCTATGAGGGCGCCTTTCCCGCCGTCAGGGACCAATTGCTTGTCTGGCACCGCGACGGCCCGGCCGTTATCGAGGGGGAAGGCGGCGACAAACGCTTCTGCCGTGCCGTTCCGGCCGGCGGAATCCACCTGATTCCCGGCGGCGCCGACTTCAAGATCAACCTGCGCAATGCGTTGAGCACAACCCATGTTTACCTGCGCCGCAATGTGATCGAGGAGGTTGCGGCCGAGATCACGAGGGGCGACCCTGCCCTTATCGAAATCTCCCCCCATCTGTTCGACAGCGAGACCATGCTGGCCAATCTGCTGCACCCACTCGATTGCGCGCTGCGCCAGGGCAACGCAGCGACGGCCTTCGCGATCGATTATCTTTCCCTCTCGATCGCGGCGCACCTTATCCGTCTCTATTCCAATACCACGGTGGTGCGCATGCCGCGCGAACGCTCGGCCCGCACCTCGACCGCCGACCGCGCCATCGAATTCATGCGCGCCAATATTCAGGAATCCATCGGGCTGGCCGAGATCGCCGAAGCCGTGGGCCTGAGCCCCAGCCAGCTTGCCCGCGTCTTCAAATCATCCTGCGGAAGCCCGCCGCACCGGTTTTTGATCAACATGCGCATCGGGCATGCCCAGTGCCTGCTGAGGTCGAGCGACCTGCCGATAGCCGAAATCGCGCTCGAATGCGGCTTTTCCCACCAGGAACACCTCACGCACCAGTTCCGGCGAGCCTGTGGCACCACGCCGGCCGCCTACCGGCGCGACTACCGTTCCTGA
- a CDS encoding glycosyltransferase family 2 protein — protein sequence MTNPPFSVCMATHGRVAPLKHTLESLFDRLCPDEVVVCIDACDQTRMILPDLVEKFPKVQWLTTERQIGPGRAKDLAIRKARNELCLIIDDDIEFIDVAGLSETIEALDEYALVQSGIYDGSGTRRRSFEYPSRLKWKRHRFEISYFVGAIHWLRRSAFLRVGGYGDFEGYGFEELALSIRLLREDERMLYLDSVRIKHFRSPAGRRDPRAVSLRMMENRFIIAEKFYPAPLALSQKSYWCLRHFLAFREVQWPKITAQAEKLTWVEIIRRPRLAARMLF from the coding sequence ATGACAAATCCTCCTTTTAGCGTATGCATGGCGACTCACGGCAGAGTGGCTCCTCTAAAGCATACGCTGGAAAGTCTTTTCGATCGGCTCTGTCCCGATGAAGTCGTCGTGTGCATCGATGCGTGTGACCAGACCCGTATGATTTTACCGGATCTTGTCGAGAAGTTTCCGAAAGTTCAGTGGTTGACGACGGAGAGGCAAATAGGTCCCGGCCGAGCGAAAGATTTGGCTATAAGGAAAGCCCGGAACGAGCTATGCCTCATTATCGATGATGATATAGAATTTATCGATGTTGCGGGACTGTCCGAAACGATTGAAGCGCTGGATGAATACGCGTTGGTTCAGTCGGGGATTTATGATGGGTCCGGTACGCGGCGCAGGTCCTTCGAATACCCATCGCGACTAAAATGGAAGCGGCACAGGTTTGAAATTTCCTATTTTGTCGGCGCAATACATTGGCTACGCCGCAGCGCCTTCCTTCGCGTAGGAGGGTACGGGGATTTCGAGGGTTACGGGTTCGAAGAGCTCGCCCTTTCTATTCGACTTCTCCGGGAAGATGAGCGCATGCTTTATCTCGACTCCGTCAGGATAAAGCACTTTCGCAGCCCTGCCGGTCGACGAGACCCGCGCGCCGTATCTTTGAGGATGATGGAAAACCGGTTCATCATTGCTGAAAAATTCTACCCGGCACCCTTGGCTCTGTCTCAGAAATCATATTGGTGTCTTCGTCATTTCCTGGCCTTTCGGGAAGTGCAGTGGCCGAAAATCACTGCGCAGGCAGAAAAATTGACATGGGTAGAGATCATTCGGCGCCCGCGTTTGGCCGCTAGAATGCTGTTCTAG
- a CDS encoding glycosyltransferase family 4 protein: protein MLSYANALMDLGYDVLIVQLVDEWEPYKDELHPEIRMASLFRSRTLRRFGASNWLRRRDYYLLSFLGVRRLRRLMDREKPWRMITALLAVPLILACPPKARGQIVVSVQGFPKFLAKSGGGAYYKVEDSIRLWMWRRFYGACGHVITMTEYTRQKLISMGVVPSHKVRCISNPLFQTQPAKLPQTSVFSNVIYVGRVTEQKDPGLFADAAREAHKLGLPLNFHVFGEGTNADIAKLRERAAPGFLTFHGHVEPLWERIPENAILLCTSRWEDPGHMIVEAMWHGVPVVAVERQSGHLELLDEGRGLTCSPTPEAILQTLTRFQHRSDINNILAAAQSYVSRRFTSDSFRYAVKELLNDKSSF from the coding sequence ATGTTGTCCTATGCCAATGCCCTGATGGATCTTGGATATGACGTATTGATCGTACAGCTGGTTGATGAATGGGAGCCCTACAAGGACGAGCTTCATCCGGAAATTCGTATGGCGTCACTTTTCCGATCAAGAACCCTACGCCGGTTCGGAGCGTCAAATTGGCTGCGGAGACGTGACTATTATTTGCTGTCATTTCTCGGGGTTCGTCGATTACGTCGACTCATGGACAGGGAAAAACCTTGGCGGATGATTACGGCCCTGCTCGCCGTGCCGCTGATACTTGCATGCCCCCCGAAAGCTCGTGGCCAAATCGTTGTTTCCGTACAGGGCTTTCCGAAGTTTCTCGCCAAATCCGGCGGAGGGGCTTACTACAAAGTCGAGGACAGCATACGTCTATGGATGTGGAGGCGGTTTTATGGCGCGTGCGGTCATGTAATTACGATGACTGAGTACACACGGCAGAAGCTTATTTCCATGGGAGTGGTTCCCAGTCATAAGGTGAGATGCATATCTAACCCGCTCTTTCAAACACAACCGGCCAAGTTGCCTCAAACATCTGTGTTTTCCAATGTAATTTATGTCGGACGTGTGACGGAGCAAAAAGACCCGGGACTTTTTGCCGATGCGGCACGGGAAGCGCATAAATTGGGACTGCCACTCAACTTCCACGTGTTTGGAGAGGGTACAAATGCTGACATCGCGAAGCTGCGGGAGCGTGCGGCACCAGGGTTCCTGACGTTTCACGGACACGTCGAACCCTTATGGGAGCGCATCCCGGAGAACGCGATCCTTCTGTGTACTTCGCGCTGGGAGGATCCGGGTCATATGATCGTAGAGGCCATGTGGCACGGAGTGCCGGTCGTCGCAGTCGAACGCCAATCGGGGCATCTGGAGCTGTTGGACGAAGGGCGTGGTCTAACGTGTTCCCCCACACCGGAGGCGATATTGCAAACTCTCACTCGGTTCCAGCATCGCAGTGATATCAACAATATACTTGCGGCCGCTCAATCATATGTATCCCGGCGGTTTACCAGCGACAGCTTCAGGTATGCCGTTAAGGAGCTGTTGAATGACAAATCCTCCTTTTAG